The DNA segment TCCGAGATGTTTTCAGCAACATAAGCATTACCTATATCAATTTTTTCATTTGCTGGGATCACTGAAACATTTAATGAATCAGATGTTGTAGCACCACACCCTCGAATAAATGATACGGCTTTTAATGACTTATCTGGACTTAACTCTTCAGACAGGACTGAGTTTTCACACATGCCATTGCTGAGATTTTTATAAGAAAAATAGATTAGTGCTGTTAAAATAAATAATACGATAGCAATGAATGTTGTTGCTTTCTTAATCAATGATTTCATAGGCATTTAACTTCGAATTATGGGGCCACGAAGTGGTCCCACATTAATTTTTTGTTAGCTATCGCTTTTGAGTGAAAATTCTTCATCAGCATCTTGCAGTTCACGCCGGATCTTCATCAGGATTTCACCCGTCGTATTCATGCCATGACCATCAACACCAATGCCCCAGAAATTGTCTGCCGCTGAGTGATCATAGAGTTTACGCTTGGTGAGCTTGAGTGCTTTAGCCAGTTCGGGGTGTTGCTCAAAACGTGCTCGAATAGCTTGCTCCATCACCGACACTTTAATGTTTTCCCAATCATCGCGAATTTTAAACCGTCTGGTTTGTCCGATGGCGGCACAACGGAACGGACTTTCACAGGCTTTAATTTTCTCAATGATTTCATCATCAGTGAACTTAGCCGCCTGAAAGAATTGTTCGGCGGAATGCCATGTAAACCCAGCCAAAGAAAAAGGAATGATGGCCAGATTTGAAAAAATATCTTCTTCAGTCATGATCAAGCTGATTTTAGTTGTTCGCACGTTAGCGGATAAATTGCTTTCGGATAAATGAAATAGAGTTCGTCTGCATTTTTAGGAAATGAACAAATGTGCTCTAAATCGTTTGGCTCAACAGGCCGACAATTGAAATTCATCGAATATTCCTATGAACTTACCCAAGATAGCTAACGTCCTTTTATGTGGCGGCGAAGCCGTCCAACATTAAATGCTTGTTAATTGGCGATTAGAACACTTTTAAAAGAGTGTTAGCCTCAGGTTTTAATTATTGTAACGCAACACTTACGTGAGTCAAAAATCATAAATGATTATATATGAATTGACCAATAATGCAGAACTCAATATCTTACCTATTGATTTAAATGATCGACAACTTTAAGTTTGCAGTGTAAAATATTAGCAATATTAGCAATATTAGCAATATTAGCAATATTAGCAATATTAGCAATATTAGCAATATTAGCAATATTAGCAATATTAGCAATATTCAGCAATTGCCTTTTTTACTGTAAATATTAACTCGTCAAATTCTGCTCTGGATTTTCTGTTTTTGTCAATTGGACCTTTAGAACCATTGGATTTAACTATAAATAACCTATATTTTGCTCTGAGTGAGTAACCTAGTATAAAAAATATAGACATTAATATTATCGAACCCAAAATTTGAGTGTGTTCGAATGCATCATTTCTGTTTTCTGATTCGATAAAAGCCCCAATGAGAACTGTTATTATACTTCCTGGGATAAAGGAAAAAAAGAAACCCCAGATACTTAGTGTTAACCCGGCAATTATTTTTTGTTTTTTACCATTTTCCACAACATATAGATCTGCAATATTTTTCAATGGCTCTGTGTACCCTTGATAGGTGAAGTTAGTCGGTGTTAATTTATAATTTTTTCTTGAGTATATTACATGGTTTGACATTTTTATCTGCTCTTAATGATTATTAAATGAAAAAATTGATATCATGATTTTTTAACAAATGCAAATATCTTGCGTTTTTTTAGTACTGGAATGTCTACCTAAATATAGGTGCAAAAGCCAATTAACTTCAACTTATGGGGCGGTTGAAAACCGTCCCACATTAAGTTTTTGTTAGCTGATTTTTAACTATGAGGATAAACACTATAATTATGATCAAACCATAAGACATAAAAAATATTTTTTTGTCGATAACCAACCATTGGCTTTTTGCCGTGAAAACGAAATGCTAAAAAATAGTCGACATCTTCGGTTATAAATTTTGGAATGGGGGCCTTAATGGATGACTTATCTATTTTTTCAAAACCGATACCATGTCTTGGTGCTTGTTTTAGCTCTCGCCAAGATTTGTCTTTTCTCTTAAATATTGAATCGGCGAATGCTGCCTTATGTTCTTGATCTAGTTCGCTAAGGCAATACTCACCGGATTGCAATCTTTCTAATGAGAATATAGGTGGGCGTTCATCATGATTTATCGTTGGTTCTGAAATAGACAACCTAGTACTTGTATTTTGTTCTGGAGCTTTAATTCTACGTTTAGCCATAAATTAATGAACTCTAGTTTTAAAATACTCATGCATTTCAGCAATAGATATTTCACTAGCATCCGACTCATGTAATAACCATGGCATTTCTTCATGAGTTAGATCTCTAAGTTTCCAAGCACTAAATTGCCCGAATATTTCATACACCTCTTGAATTAACTCAATTTGATCATCGGACAATTTCCCTGCTGGATCGAATTCTATATTTTCAATAGGACCTTTTCCGAATTTTTTGTATTCATGATAAAGATCTGGCGCTACAGGGCCATGTGTCCAAGCTTCGATTTTTTCATCGAAAAGTGGTTGACCTTCAAAAAGCGCCAAATGAAAACCTTGGGCGTAATACACCAATTTCTGAAGTTTCAGATTAGAAATTGCATCTTCATTTTTAGTGCTTAAGCTTAGGAAAAGCTTCGCTACATCATGAACAGTTGCCATATCATCTCCATATGAAGCAATTTTGGGGCGCGTATTGTACTGTATATATAACCACTATTAAACAAGTATAGTATCTATTATTCAAAGCGCAAAAGCTAAGCTTAAAGCAGCTAACTTCGTTTTATGCGGTGGCACGTAGTGCCATCCGACATTAAATATTTGTTAGGCAATATTCACGCATTTAAATTGTTGTGTGACATTTGATAATGTTTATCTATGCCAATGCGTAGAGTAATGCTTAATGAAGGAAATGTTTTCGTTAAGTATTTGCTTATTTGTTCTTGATATGTTTCGTAATGAGTTAAGGTGAAGTCATCAAAGTTAATTATTATGTATATAATCCCATTTTCTGAGTGTTTGGAAATTTGATCGCTTGCAATGCTAATGGTGTTTTGAAGTTTATTAAAAAAATTTTCATTTAACTCTTTGTATATTGATGAGTTAAACACTTCGCTGGTTTGCTGTAACTTCAATTCATTATCAGAAGCACCAATGGTTTTAACTTCACAAAAATAATCTATTCCATTGCAAG comes from the uncultured Tolumonas sp. genome and includes:
- a CDS encoding NADAR family protein; this translates as MTEEDIFSNLAIIPFSLAGFTWHSAEQFFQAAKFTDDEIIEKIKACESPFRCAAIGQTRRFKIRDDWENIKVSVMEQAIRARFEQHPELAKALKLTKRKLYDHSAADNFWGIGVDGHGMNTTGEILMKIRRELQDADEEFSLKSDS
- a CDS encoding type II toxin-antitoxin system antitoxin SocA domain-containing protein, producing MATVHDVAKLFLSLSTKNEDAISNLKLQKLVYYAQGFHLALFEGQPLFDEKIEAWTHGPVAPDLYHEYKKFGKGPIENIEFDPAGKLSDDQIELIQEVYEIFGQFSAWKLRDLTHEEMPWLLHESDASEISIAEMHEYFKTRVH